A DNA window from Coregonus clupeaformis isolate EN_2021a unplaced genomic scaffold, ASM2061545v1 scaf0514, whole genome shotgun sequence contains the following coding sequences:
- the badb gene encoding BCL2 associated agonist of cell death b produces MAQMFTISDSESEPSEDVGETETDQSAAGKGMTGGPLGHALTVPEMRMAGEGRLRMNSESQAQELQGSGPGVDGVPTDGASFRVRSQSAPPALWAAKKYGRQLRRMSDEFDTWLDKGEMRRVKSAGAAKQMTKSPSWWAYLFSHQETETEHTSTIPPRSSE; encoded by the exons ATGGCTCAGATGTTTACTATATCAGACAGCGAATCAGAGCCCTCAGAGGATGTAGGAGAAACAGAAACTGACCAATCGGCAGCCGGAAAGGGGATGACTGGCGGCCCACTAGGCCACGCCCTCACCGTGCCTGAGATGAGAATGGCAG gAGAGGGTCGATTGAGGATGAACTCAGAGTCCCAGGCCCAGGAGCTCCAGGGTAGTGGGCCAGGGGTGGACGGCGTGCCCACAGACGGAGCATCTTTCCGGGTTCGCTCCCAGTCGGCCCCCCCTGCCCTCTGGGCGGCCAAGAAATATGGACGGCAGCTCCGACGCATGAGTGACGAGTTTGATACATGGCTGGATAAAGGG GAGATGAGGCGGGTGAAGAGTGCGGGAGCAGCCAAACAGATGACAAAGTCCCCCAGCTGGTGGGCCTACCTGTTCAGCCACCAAGAGACAGAGACTGAACACACCTCTACCATCCCACCACGATCATctgagtag
- the zgc:101765 gene encoding uncharacterized oxidoreductase Mvan_2161, whose translation MSESDPQPSPLTLSIPPILSSTPTLSIPPILSSSPTPSVLLNTGARMPLLGLGTYRLRGLDDTLQAVNAALSTGYRSFDTASVYRNEADLGRALRHLLPKHGLSRADVFITSKLGPKDQGARAREGALRSLELLDLDYIDLYLIHWPGTQGLGVGDKRNPENRAQSWAELEELHAQGQGKLKAIGVSNYTPGHMKELLEGCCVTPAVLQVEFHPRLSQGEMRRLCGEKGVCFQAYSSLGTGSLLQDPLVVQVALGYGRTPAQVLLRWAVQQGVPVLPKSSHPTRVAENGRVFDFELTAEDMERLGGMDCGQKYCWDPSQVA comes from the exons ATGTCTGAGTCTGATCCTCAGCCCTCCCCCCTCACCCTCTCcattcctcccatcctctcctccacccccaccctCTCCATTCCTCCCATCCTCTCATCCTCCCCCACCCCATCTGTTCTGCTCAACACCGGGGCCAGGATGCCTCTCCTGGGTCTGGGTACCTACCGGCTCCGCGGCCTTGATGATACCCTCCAGGCCGTCAACGCCGCGCTCTCCACCGGCTACCGCTCATTTGACACGGCCTCAGTCTACCGGAACGAGGCTGACCTGGGTCGAGCACTGCGACACCTCCTGCCCAAACACGGCCTCTCCCGAGCGGACGTCTTCATCACCAGCAAGCTGGGCCCAAAGGACCAGGGAGCCAGAGCCAG GGAAGGAGCTTTGAGGAGTCTAGAACTGCTGGATCTAGACTATATAGATCTATACTTGATCCACTGGCCAGGGACCCAGGGGCTGGGGGTGGGAGACAAGAGGAACCCAGAGAATAGAGCTCAGAGCTGGGCAGAGTTAGAGGAGCTCCACGCCCAGGGCCAGGGGAAGCTGAAGGCCATAGGGGTGTCCAACTACACCCCAGGACATATGAAGGAGCTACTGGAGGGGTGTTGTGTCACTCCCGCCGTACtacag gtagagttccaccccCGTCTGTCCCAGGGGGAGATGAGGCGTCTGTGTGGGGAGAAGGGTGTCTGTTTCCAGGCTTACTCCTCCCTGGGGACTGGCTCTCTCCTCCAGGACCCTTTAGTGGTCCAGGTTGCACTGGGATATGGCCGGACCCCTGCACAG GTCCTGCTCAGGTGGGCGGTGCAGCAGGGAGTCCCCGTCCTACCCAAGTCATCTCACCCCACCAGGGTAGCAGAGAACGGGCGTGTGTTTGACTTTGAGCTGACTGCTGAAGATATGGAGAGGCTGGGGGGGATGGACTGTGGACAGAAATACTGTTGGGACCCTTCACAGGTAGCCTGA